One Bacteriovorax sp. PP10 DNA window includes the following coding sequences:
- a CDS encoding DUF883 C-terminal domain-containing protein, whose protein sequence is MEKKDKNGPLDILSELPGLDKNSISDIEDRLKEIKDRTTDFVQKNPLTSIAIAVGIGYVIAKLFSGRRS, encoded by the coding sequence ATGGAAAAGAAAGATAAAAATGGCCCTCTGGACATTCTCTCGGAGCTTCCGGGTCTGGATAAAAACAGCATTTCAGATATTGAAGACCGCCTGAAAGAAATTAAAGACAGGACTACGGATTTTGTCCAAAAAAACCCACTGACATCCATCGCGATCGCGGTTGGGATTGGCTATGTTATTGCTAAACTTTTTTCAGGAAGGCGCTCATGA
- a CDS encoding AI-2E family transporter encodes MNNGFHETFFRNFFKLATAFLIVASFLYILSPFIVPFFFGGMLALALSPFLTAFMRKYGWTKKKALIIMSIVLFFIFAVPVTIFCIRGARIITEFFSQQSVSGLTQKTQEYVYNFLDHFATDNHLEAEMVKEKFNNFLQNAGSWTLKTFSDLVTQIPDLLLGLLVMMLSFFFFLLKESHIREIFDRYFYFTKSHSDKFVGVLKSSCREVFFSNVLTGILQSSIVALGALACGIGDFYIIFFFTFIISFIPIIGAAPMAFAIALFAFLIEKRTGAGVAMSIIGVVSGLADNVIRPYLVSLGEVEVPAFIGFLAVIGGVIVMGLPGLFVGPLLASMMYGVLPIIIEEYFPPKVQMIQTEEDFNKNP; translated from the coding sequence ATGAATAATGGATTTCACGAAACATTCTTTAGAAATTTTTTCAAACTTGCTACTGCGTTTTTAATTGTCGCATCTTTCTTATATATATTAAGCCCGTTTATCGTTCCATTCTTTTTTGGTGGAATGCTGGCCCTGGCCCTTAGTCCATTTCTAACTGCTTTCATGAGAAAGTATGGCTGGACTAAAAAGAAAGCTCTGATCATTATGTCGATCGTACTCTTTTTTATCTTTGCTGTTCCTGTCACTATCTTTTGTATCAGGGGAGCAAGAATCATTACTGAGTTTTTCTCTCAGCAATCTGTTTCAGGGCTTACGCAAAAGACTCAAGAATACGTTTATAATTTCCTGGATCACTTTGCGACAGACAATCATCTTGAAGCAGAAATGGTTAAAGAGAAGTTTAATAACTTTTTACAAAATGCCGGATCATGGACACTTAAAACTTTTAGCGATCTAGTTACTCAGATTCCTGATTTGCTATTAGGTTTACTGGTTATGATGCTTTCATTTTTCTTCTTTCTGCTTAAGGAAAGTCACATTCGTGAGATCTTTGATCGTTATTTTTATTTTACGAAATCCCATTCAGATAAATTCGTGGGTGTATTGAAATCGAGTTGCAGGGAAGTTTTCTTTTCGAATGTTTTAACAGGGATATTACAATCTTCGATTGTTGCCCTTGGAGCACTGGCCTGTGGGATTGGGGATTTCTATATTATTTTCTTTTTCACATTTATTATTTCTTTTATTCCCATTATTGGTGCGGCACCGATGGCATTTGCGATTGCTCTTTTTGCTTTCCTGATTGAAAAGAGAACAGGAGCAGGGGTTGCAATGTCGATTATCGGCGTGGTTAGTGGACTCGCTGACAACGTTATCAGACCTTATTTAGTAAGCCTTGGTGAGGTTGAAGTTCCGGCGTTTATTGGGTTTCTAGCTGTTATCGGTGGAGTTATTGTTATGGGGCTTCCAGGACTTTTTGTCGGTCCATTACTGGCCTCGATGATGTATGGGGTTTTACCAATTATTATTGAAGAATATTTTCCACCGAAAGTTCAGATGATTCAGACAGAGGAAGATTTTAATAAAAATCCATGA
- a CDS encoding TVP38/TMEM64 family protein, which translates to MKKILTFVLIIFVLLISLYLFFPDVTLFTTLEHIKASHDKWVALYQQKPFKIITLFIVFNIFMAMLPVPGISMISLLGGSIFGFVPGVIYSSSATAIGNLAGFFIARYFLQDYVYARYGDKLNLFRSSFQVEGTMALFSFRLFPFVPSFVANLIMGVSPLSWWNFFWASWVGRIPMVLVYTWSGVQIAKVRSLEDILSPGIVIAFILLAGLPWFFRMAIRKF; encoded by the coding sequence ATGAAGAAAATTTTAACTTTTGTCCTTATTATTTTTGTCCTTTTAATATCTTTGTATTTATTTTTTCCTGATGTAACGCTTTTTACGACTCTCGAACATATAAAGGCCTCTCACGATAAGTGGGTGGCCTTATATCAACAAAAGCCTTTCAAAATTATTACACTTTTTATTGTCTTCAATATTTTTATGGCCATGCTTCCAGTGCCGGGAATTTCTATGATCAGTCTTCTTGGCGGATCAATCTTTGGATTTGTGCCGGGAGTGATTTATTCATCAAGTGCCACGGCCATTGGAAATCTAGCGGGATTTTTCATCGCCAGGTATTTTTTGCAGGATTATGTTTACGCCCGTTATGGAGACAAGCTGAACCTGTTTCGCTCTTCATTTCAGGTCGAAGGAACTATGGCACTTTTTTCATTCAGGCTATTTCCTTTTGTTCCTTCTTTTGTGGCCAATCTTATTATGGGAGTCTCACCACTTAGTTGGTGGAATTTCTTTTGGGCCAGTTGGGTGGGAAGAATACCAATGGTTCTGGTGTATACCTGGAGCGGAGTGCAGATTGCCAAGGTGAGAAGTTTGGAGGATATTTTAAGTCCAGGGATAGTGATTGCTTTTATTTTACTAGCAGGACTGCCGTGGTTTTTTAGAATGGCCATTAGAAAATTCTAA
- a CDS encoding NAD(P)/FAD-dependent oxidoreductase: MKKHVVIIGGGFGGLKAAKVLADYTDLVDVTLIDKRNYHLFQPLLYQVATAGLSPADIATPIRNVLSDAKNVTVYMDEIKSVNPQINSFEAGTVSSKYDYIILACGATHSYFGKDHWEEFAPGLKTLEMATEIRRRILMAFESAEKEADKNRQKEWLTFVVVGGGPTGVEMAGAISEIARQTMEADFRNIDPKDTRVILIEAGKRVLASFNETLSIDAKADLKNLGVEVLNEARVTDINANGVALADAAGVEQKIASKTVVWAAGVRPSPINATLNVPLDKAGRIIVSKKLSVESYPNLFVIGDQAHFDEPDGKVLPGLAPVAIQMGKHAAKNIIRLIKNEASLDFKYVDKGQMATIGRKLAVMEFKGIKARGTFAWLAWLFVHIYYLIGFKNRMFVMMQWTWSYITFNRGARLITKKDWKDF; this comes from the coding sequence ATGAAAAAACATGTCGTGATTATCGGTGGTGGTTTTGGTGGATTAAAAGCAGCTAAGGTTTTAGCAGACTATACTGACTTAGTTGATGTCACGCTCATCGATAAAAGAAACTATCACTTATTTCAACCCTTACTCTATCAAGTGGCAACGGCCGGATTATCTCCCGCTGATATCGCAACACCTATTCGAAATGTTTTATCCGATGCTAAAAACGTAACCGTTTATATGGATGAAATTAAATCGGTTAATCCGCAAATCAATTCATTTGAAGCTGGCACTGTCTCTTCGAAATACGACTATATCATTCTTGCTTGTGGAGCGACTCATAGTTATTTCGGTAAAGATCATTGGGAAGAGTTTGCTCCCGGATTAAAAACACTTGAGATGGCCACAGAGATCAGAAGAAGAATTCTTATGGCCTTTGAGTCAGCTGAAAAAGAAGCAGATAAAAATCGCCAGAAAGAATGGCTGACATTTGTTGTGGTTGGCGGAGGTCCTACAGGAGTAGAGATGGCCGGAGCGATTTCTGAAATTGCCCGTCAGACAATGGAGGCAGATTTTAGGAATATTGATCCAAAGGATACGAGAGTGATTTTAATTGAAGCAGGCAAGAGAGTGCTGGCAAGTTTCAATGAAACACTTTCTATCGATGCCAAAGCAGATCTGAAAAACTTAGGTGTCGAAGTTTTAAATGAAGCTCGTGTAACAGATATTAATGCTAATGGCGTTGCACTGGCAGATGCAGCTGGAGTAGAGCAAAAAATTGCTTCAAAAACGGTTGTATGGGCCGCAGGTGTTAGGCCATCACCGATCAATGCCACTTTAAATGTTCCTCTGGATAAAGCTGGAAGAATTATTGTATCGAAAAAATTATCGGTAGAGAGTTATCCAAATTTATTTGTTATCGGCGATCAGGCCCATTTTGATGAACCAGATGGAAAAGTTCTTCCAGGACTTGCTCCTGTGGCGATTCAAATGGGGAAGCATGCTGCAAAAAATATTATCCGCTTAATTAAAAATGAAGCATCTTTGGATTTTAAGTATGTCGATAAGGGACAGATGGCAACGATCGGAAGAAAACTTGCAGTTATGGAATTTAAAGGAATCAAAGCGCGTGGGACATTTGCATGGCTTGCTTGGCTCTTTGTGCATATTTATTATTTGATTGGATTTAAAAATAGAATGTTTGTTATGATGCAATGGACTTGGTCATATATTACATTCAATAGAGGAGCGCGCTTAATTACGAAAAAAGACTGGAAAGATTTTTAA
- a CDS encoding MFS transporter: protein MAFPALKHKDYRIYISGQFISLMGTSMQQLAMSWMIFKLTNSPMWLGIAGFSAQLPIFIFGLFAGVIVDHVNRYKLLLWTQVLACLQAFALAALTFSGKITLTQLIILDFTLGTINAFDLTTRQAFIVQIVKDRKDLPNAIAINSSVNNLTRLLGPAFAGLMIAVVGEGMCFLLNGVSYLGVISALLVLKVAPHVPVEFHYRKMISGLKVGYDATFKNPSIRNILLYLIFISFFAIPYTTFFPAIAGKSPEMGASALGWITSCVGVGSFISALYLSNRKGQPTLAKVVAVSGIAFSIFLIILSRLDNFHFILFSVFTTGMTLMLQMASSNTMIQSTVDDDKRGRVLSFFNVSLQGLAPFGSLIMGFSAEHLGLHTALLINGVIILIGASYFLKKAPKIDEYVAMRTA from the coding sequence ATGGCATTTCCAGCATTAAAGCACAAAGATTATCGCATTTACATTAGTGGCCAATTCATTTCATTGATGGGTACATCCATGCAACAGCTGGCGATGAGTTGGATGATTTTCAAACTAACTAATTCTCCGATGTGGCTTGGTATTGCAGGCTTCAGTGCTCAACTTCCCATTTTTATTTTTGGATTATTTGCAGGTGTTATTGTCGATCACGTGAATCGATATAAACTTCTTCTTTGGACTCAGGTTCTTGCGTGTCTGCAGGCCTTTGCACTTGCGGCCTTAACATTCTCTGGAAAGATCACACTTACTCAACTGATCATCCTCGATTTCACTCTTGGTACAATCAATGCTTTTGACTTAACAACCAGACAGGCCTTCATTGTCCAAATTGTAAAAGATAGAAAAGATCTTCCCAACGCCATCGCGATTAACTCTTCAGTCAACAACTTAACCAGACTCCTGGGCCCGGCCTTCGCTGGACTTATGATTGCAGTTGTCGGTGAAGGCATGTGTTTTCTTTTAAACGGCGTAAGCTATTTAGGAGTTATCAGTGCACTCCTTGTTTTAAAAGTTGCTCCTCATGTTCCTGTTGAATTCCATTACAGAAAAATGATCTCAGGTTTGAAAGTTGGCTACGATGCCACTTTCAAAAATCCGAGTATTAGAAATATTTTATTATATTTAATTTTTATCAGTTTCTTTGCTATTCCTTACACAACTTTTTTCCCGGCCATTGCTGGTAAATCTCCTGAAATGGGTGCCAGTGCACTTGGATGGATTACGAGCTGTGTGGGTGTGGGATCTTTTATCAGTGCGCTTTATTTAAGTAACAGAAAAGGACAACCAACACTGGCCAAGGTTGTCGCAGTTTCAGGTATTGCATTTTCTATTTTTCTAATTATTTTATCAAGACTTGATAATTTTCATTTTATTTTATTCAGTGTCTTTACAACAGGAATGACCTTGATGCTTCAAATGGCCTCAAGTAACACTATGATTCAAAGTACTGTCGATGATGATAAACGTGGGAGAGTTTTAAGTTTCTTCAACGTCTCTCTCCAAGGTCTGGCACCTTTTGGAAGTTTAATCATGGGATTTTCTGCTGAACATTTAGGACTGCATACAGCACTTTTAATTAATGGTGTGATTATCTTGATTGGTGCAAGTTACTTTTTAAAGAAAGCTCCTAAGATTGATGAATATGTGGCGATGAGAACAGCTTAA
- a CDS encoding LysR family transcriptional regulator has product MILRDINQIRSFIAIYQARSLTVAAKKMGMSKAAMAKRLGLLEAEMGYSLFRRSTRKIVPTPEADRIFLEAQRLIDHVHEFEAAFGKDDAMKGLIRVTCSITMAQDFLAKVLASFQAKYPEITIELLATDSALDMIENNIDLAIRMNPAEVANQLGRRIGQHKMVLVASPEYLKKHKKIKSLEDLKNHSVQFINHHSDLQFKTNKMKLKNFFPTRSFLTNDPGVLTKLSLEGMFISVRPWWNVKDHVENKKLEVVLKNELFTSLGDVWILSSVGKRQTHRVRILFDEMVEQLAPYFA; this is encoded by the coding sequence ATGATTCTAAGGGATATTAACCAGATCAGGTCTTTCATTGCGATCTACCAGGCGAGAAGTCTGACGGTGGCGGCAAAAAAGATGGGAATGTCGAAAGCGGCGATGGCCAAGAGGCTGGGACTTCTTGAAGCTGAGATGGGGTATAGTTTATTTAGACGAAGCACGAGAAAAATTGTTCCTACACCTGAGGCGGATAGAATCTTTCTGGAAGCTCAAAGACTCATTGATCACGTTCATGAATTTGAAGCGGCGTTTGGAAAAGACGATGCGATGAAAGGACTGATCCGTGTGACGTGCTCAATTACTATGGCACAAGACTTTCTTGCAAAAGTTCTGGCGAGTTTTCAAGCGAAGTATCCTGAGATTACAATTGAATTGCTTGCGACAGACAGTGCACTTGATATGATTGAAAATAATATCGACCTGGCCATTAGAATGAATCCGGCTGAAGTGGCCAATCAATTAGGAAGAAGAATCGGTCAGCACAAAATGGTGCTGGTGGCTTCACCTGAATACTTAAAGAAACATAAAAAAATAAAGTCATTGGAAGATTTAAAAAATCATTCGGTGCAATTTATAAATCATCATAGTGATTTGCAGTTTAAAACTAATAAAATGAAGTTGAAGAACTTTTTCCCAACTAGAAGTTTTCTGACCAATGATCCGGGAGTGCTTACAAAACTTTCTTTAGAAGGAATGTTTATTAGTGTGCGCCCATGGTGGAACGTTAAAGATCATGTTGAGAATAAAAAGCTTGAGGTCGTGCTTAAAAATGAATTGTTCACATCTCTGGGAGATGTGTGGATCTTATCATCGGTCGGGAAAAGACAAACCCACAGAGTCAGAATTTTATTTGATGAAATGGTTGAGCAGCTTGCACCTTACTTTGCTTAG
- a CDS encoding Dph6-related ATP pyrophosphatase, whose amino-acid sequence MENKEKVLMFWSGGKDSALALYELSQNPQYEVKGLITTLNRDKNRVPLHGIPDVLVLEQAKLLKLPLQRIFLPEDATDDEYVKQVSAILSMYAKRGIKTVAFGDINQQADRDFKEKMIFDLDMKAVFPLWGMDTKEVAAKFFQTGHKALVTSVNEEKLGYSFLACEYNQEYLNRLPEGIDHAGENGEFHTFVTFGPTFKMRVGFSKSIAVEEGPYIVSLVKEP is encoded by the coding sequence ATGGAAAATAAAGAAAAAGTTTTGATGTTTTGGAGTGGCGGAAAAGACAGCGCCCTGGCCCTTTATGAATTAAGTCAGAATCCCCAGTACGAAGTGAAAGGACTAATCACAACCCTTAATCGCGATAAAAATCGTGTTCCACTTCATGGAATTCCTGACGTTCTTGTTTTAGAGCAAGCGAAGCTTTTAAAGCTTCCACTACAAAGAATTTTTCTTCCAGAAGATGCGACTGATGATGAATATGTAAAACAAGTCAGTGCGATTCTTTCAATGTACGCAAAACGCGGAATTAAAACCGTGGCCTTTGGTGATATCAATCAACAGGCAGACCGCGACTTCAAAGAAAAAATGATTTTTGATTTAGATATGAAAGCTGTCTTCCCTCTTTGGGGAATGGATACAAAAGAAGTCGCTGCAAAGTTTTTTCAAACCGGACACAAAGCTCTGGTGACTTCAGTTAACGAAGAAAAACTTGGTTACAGTTTTCTTGCTTGCGAATACAATCAGGAATACTTAAACCGCCTTCCTGAAGGAATTGATCACGCTGGAGAAAATGGAGAGTTCCATACCTTCGTGACTTTCGGCCCAACATTTAAAATGCGCGTAGGATTTTCAAAATCAATTGCAGTTGAAGAAGGCCCCTACATTGTCAGCCTGGTAAAAGAGCCTTAA
- a CDS encoding ATP-binding protein, translated as MNIFQSVVKKSKNYKIIIATLLLFLIFLSGFIYESYISYKGELHRAEVETINLTRVLQEHINGSFKSIDLVLTELQKVVSNRHDPKWLKKDSLNSLFLERRLSLPQLRSFKAVDKNGEYIVDDSGLVNTVNLADRDYFQMLKKTNTDELVISKPVISKRNHIWVIVLARRLVDSKGNFDGIVFGTIPLEYFKEQFEKLDLGEGGVLNLLDSHMTIHMRIPWSESYMGRAIKARDYMQKFFNSDELFLVSRSVSEVDGIERLYTTRKLENYPFVVVVGLSTKQILESWKKRTTLYTVSIFFLFTFFLIFLFIFLRSQDQLEEQRNQAIQASKLSSLGEMAGGIAHEINNPLTIISALATRTKKNLLDKNIPIEKSFENLDKVIVTVDRIAKIIKGLRAFSRDSNGEAFRYKKVNEVVEMTLELCQERFRDNGIEIKQYLNPDVEVHCREIQIVQVLVNLLNNSLDAISELPVKWIEISACDLGGMVMIRVKDSGKGIHQDVVDQIMLPFFTTKEVGKGTGLGLSISKGIVEAHEGKFYYELHEGHTSFVLELKKYLTKS; from the coding sequence ATGAATATTTTTCAGTCAGTAGTTAAAAAATCCAAAAATTATAAAATTATTATCGCAACACTTCTGTTGTTTCTCATTTTTTTGAGCGGTTTTATTTATGAAAGCTATATCTCCTACAAGGGAGAGCTTCATAGGGCCGAAGTAGAAACCATTAACCTGACACGTGTTTTGCAGGAGCATATTAACGGCTCGTTTAAATCCATCGACCTGGTATTAACTGAGTTGCAAAAAGTGGTCTCTAATCGCCATGATCCAAAATGGTTAAAAAAAGATAGTCTAAATAGTCTTTTCCTGGAAAGAAGATTGAGCCTTCCGCAACTGCGCAGCTTCAAGGCCGTCGATAAAAATGGTGAGTATATTGTTGATGATAGTGGACTGGTGAACACTGTTAACCTGGCCGACCGCGATTATTTTCAGATGTTGAAAAAAACGAATACTGATGAGCTTGTTATTTCAAAACCAGTAATCAGCAAAAGAAATCATATTTGGGTTATCGTACTGGCAAGAAGGCTGGTTGATAGCAAAGGAAATTTTGATGGGATCGTCTTTGGAACAATACCATTAGAGTATTTTAAAGAGCAGTTTGAAAAACTTGATTTAGGTGAAGGCGGGGTTCTAAATCTTCTGGATAGCCATATGACAATTCATATGAGGATTCCCTGGTCAGAGTCTTATATGGGAAGGGCAATAAAGGCCCGAGACTATATGCAGAAGTTTTTTAATAGCGATGAACTTTTTCTTGTCTCAAGAAGTGTCTCAGAAGTTGATGGCATTGAAAGACTTTATACCACGAGAAAACTGGAGAACTATCCTTTTGTTGTCGTAGTAGGATTATCTACTAAGCAAATTTTGGAGTCCTGGAAAAAACGCACGACACTTTATACTGTCTCGATTTTCTTTCTTTTTACATTTTTCCTTATTTTTCTTTTTATTTTTCTGCGCTCTCAGGATCAGCTGGAAGAACAGCGCAATCAGGCGATACAGGCCTCAAAACTTTCTTCTTTAGGAGAGATGGCCGGAGGAATCGCTCATGAGATTAATAACCCGTTAACAATTATCTCGGCACTGGCGACGAGGACAAAAAAGAATTTACTGGATAAGAATATTCCTATCGAAAAGTCATTTGAAAATTTAGACAAAGTGATTGTTACTGTCGATCGCATTGCTAAAATTATTAAAGGACTACGTGCTTTTTCGAGAGATTCAAATGGCGAAGCCTTCAGGTACAAAAAAGTTAATGAGGTTGTTGAAATGACTCTGGAGCTTTGCCAGGAGAGATTCCGTGATAACGGGATTGAGATCAAGCAGTATTTAAATCCAGATGTTGAAGTTCATTGCCGTGAAATTCAAATCGTTCAGGTTTTGGTGAATCTGCTTAATAACTCTCTCGATGCTATTTCAGAATTGCCGGTTAAGTGGATTGAAATATCTGCCTGTGATTTAGGTGGAATGGTTATGATCCGCGTGAAAGATAGTGGGAAAGGAATCCATCAGGACGTGGTTGATCAGATCATGCTTCCATTTTTTACAACCAAAGAAGTTGGAAAGGGAACAGGGCTTGGATTAAGTATTTCAAAAGGGATTGTTGAAGCTCACGAAGGTAAGTTTTATTATGAACTGCATGAAGGCCATACTAGTTTTGTTCTCGAACTAAAAAAGTATCTAACAAAGTCCTAA
- a CDS encoding response regulator, protein MEKVLLIVDDNREIIDVVQEILKDQFDRIEAAATVEEAQQKLNETLFSFMILDIKLEARNGAEVVKYLVENPENENNKCPVLILSGIINAQFAEKFGSRFAGVVMKPFNHDKLLTMVKAIMLNGKVDPDSSEDFPEAPCELPFSIPQLEQKVAKVLDVVKKNAKLKQLFADMAIDRSADNYVMSHIGMLINISTGICMKLEWSTEKTLEKFVFASYLHDMAISHRPDLARVHGSMFEIELMQEQLSPNDLRIVMEHPTLAANKIATIPEIPPDVEMMIRQHHELPKENGWPGKLSHAKITPLATVFIVAHDLTDYIIDNPKWDLKDYMAKAKLKFKGPHFSKVLSALNEMI, encoded by the coding sequence ATGGAGAAAGTACTACTTATTGTAGACGACAACAGAGAAATCATTGATGTCGTTCAGGAAATTTTAAAAGATCAATTCGATAGAATTGAAGCTGCTGCGACTGTTGAAGAAGCTCAACAGAAGCTTAATGAAACTCTATTCTCTTTTATGATTCTAGATATCAAGCTCGAGGCCCGCAATGGAGCAGAAGTTGTAAAGTATCTTGTCGAAAACCCGGAAAATGAAAATAATAAATGTCCGGTACTTATCCTGAGCGGAATTATCAATGCTCAGTTCGCAGAAAAATTTGGTTCGCGTTTTGCCGGCGTTGTGATGAAGCCTTTTAACCACGATAAGCTTCTCACAATGGTGAAGGCAATTATGCTTAATGGAAAAGTTGATCCGGATAGTTCAGAAGATTTTCCAGAAGCACCATGTGAGCTTCCATTTTCTATTCCTCAGCTGGAGCAAAAAGTTGCCAAAGTTCTGGATGTCGTTAAAAAGAATGCCAAGCTAAAACAACTTTTTGCAGATATGGCCATTGACCGTAGTGCTGACAATTATGTGATGTCACATATTGGAATGCTGATTAATATTTCGACTGGTATTTGTATGAAGCTGGAGTGGAGTACAGAAAAAACGCTTGAGAAATTTGTATTTGCTTCTTACTTGCATGATATGGCAATTTCTCATCGTCCGGATCTGGCCCGCGTTCATGGAAGTATGTTTGAAATTGAATTAATGCAGGAGCAGTTGTCCCCAAACGATTTAAGAATAGTTATGGAGCATCCAACTCTGGCCGCAAATAAAATAGCGACAATCCCGGAAATTCCTCCGGACGTGGAAATGATGATTCGTCAGCACCATGAACTTCCAAAAGAAAACGGATGGCCGGGGAAACTCTCACACGCTAAAATTACACCGCTTGCAACAGTCTTTATTGTTGCTCACGACCTGACAGACTACATTATTGATAATCCTAAGTGGGACCTGAAAGATTATATGGCCAAGGCCAAGTTAAAATTTAAAGGGCCACATTTTTCAAAAGTCCTTTCCGCATTAAACGAGATGATTTAA
- a CDS encoding TatD family hydrolase yields the protein MQIDAHAHQISTSTQIVVGVHTLGIHPWELTLPFDRTEFDQKWAELIKRTDGVYAIGECGLDRVHENIATIEDQKYVLMKHFEEAAKRKIPLILHSVRTYSDVLEILKKIKFQQPVLLHAYGGNDHEMHELLKYPVYFSYGARLFNTDKRLLITPIDKLLLETGDQLDYTIADIYKKASESLGMDLDKLENILEKNFLTFFDKLDDISAADFIHDLNTRKTN from the coding sequence ATGCAAATAGATGCTCACGCTCATCAAATTTCGACCAGTACACAAATTGTTGTAGGAGTTCATACTCTAGGGATTCATCCTTGGGAGTTAACACTGCCGTTTGACCGCACAGAGTTTGATCAGAAATGGGCAGAACTTATCAAGCGCACTGATGGTGTTTATGCCATTGGAGAGTGTGGTCTTGATCGCGTTCATGAAAATATTGCAACGATAGAAGATCAAAAATATGTTTTGATGAAACATTTTGAAGAAGCGGCAAAAAGAAAAATCCCTCTTATTTTACATTCAGTGCGAACCTACTCTGATGTCCTTGAGATTCTAAAAAAGATAAAATTCCAACAACCCGTTTTACTACATGCTTATGGTGGCAATGATCATGAGATGCATGAGCTTTTAAAATACCCGGTGTATTTTTCTTATGGTGCCAGATTGTTTAATACGGATAAAAGGCTTCTGATTACACCTATAGATAAGCTCTTACTAGAAACCGGCGATCAATTGGATTACACCATTGCCGATATCTATAAAAAGGCCAGTGAGAGTCTGGGAATGGATCTTGATAAGCTGGAAAATATTCTGGAAAAAAACTTTCTAACTTTCTTTGATAAGCTCGATGATATTAGTGCCGCGGACTTCATCCATGATCTGAACACGCGCAAAACCAACTGA
- a CDS encoding methyltransferase, which translates to MNDLRDSQLQTPVDSLIILDNKKQMIKNTHYSYDYYQPKDYRFSLDSVFLAQKVAEALKSELHPEDLRVLDLCSGCGVVGLELHFHLPSLRKIDFLEVQEVYLPYFEKNVEQAKKTDSEFNFLHMNYADLLNNDHREKYDVIVSNPPYFFQGEGLLSPNNDFKNRCRFFIDSDFHNLIQATLFVLKPKGRAFILARPGTHHGRDLLEEIKKLSVGFARVQIMDEVRGTNIIELIKES; encoded by the coding sequence ATGAACGATTTGAGAGATTCCCAACTGCAAACTCCTGTTGATTCTTTGATTATTTTAGATAATAAAAAACAAATGATCAAAAATACTCACTACAGTTACGACTATTATCAGCCTAAAGACTACCGATTCTCTCTAGACTCGGTGTTTCTTGCGCAAAAAGTGGCCGAAGCCCTGAAATCGGAGCTCCATCCGGAAGATCTTCGCGTTCTGGATCTCTGTTCGGGTTGCGGAGTCGTGGGCCTGGAATTGCATTTTCATCTTCCATCTTTAAGAAAAATCGACTTTTTGGAAGTTCAGGAAGTTTATCTCCCATACTTTGAAAAGAACGTTGAACAGGCCAAAAAGACCGATTCAGAGTTTAATTTTCTGCATATGAATTATGCTGATTTACTTAATAACGATCACCGTGAAAAATACGATGTCATTGTCTCCAATCCTCCCTATTTCTTTCAAGGCGAAGGATTATTGTCTCCCAATAATGATTTCAAAAACCGTTGCCGCTTTTTTATCGACAGCGACTTTCATAATCTTATCCAGGCAACATTATTTGTTTTAAAACCAAAAGGACGAGCTTTTATTTTAGCTAGACCCGGCACTCATCATGGCAGAGATTTATTGGAAGAAATAAAAAAGCTTTCAGTTGGTTTTGCGCGTGTTCAGATCATGGATGAAGTCCGCGGCACTAATATCATCGAGCTTATCAAAGAAAGTTAG